In Streptococcus parauberis NCFD 2020, the sequence CCTACACATCCTATAAAGCTTATGAAAACCGAGACAAAATCAAGACCGGCCTCAAAGAATCAAAAGAGTCAAAAGATGCTATTCAAAAGGATGTTGATCGCATTAAAGTAAACTTGGCCGTGATTAAATCTGAAACTAGTAAAATCGAAAAAATTAATAAAGATTTATCTTATAAATTTAGAGCATTTAATCAGGAAACTGAGCCCTTAATGCAACAAATTAAAGAGCGAATGGAAAAATATCAAGAAAAACCTGAAGAAAAGTAAAAGAGATCCGAAAGGATCTCTTTATTTCTTTATTATTGTACAGGCGCAACTGGAGTTGTACCTGTACTTGGTGAAACAGGAGTTATTGGTGCAGGCGCTGATGGCACTGGAGCAACCGGCACTGTTCCTGAAGTTGTAGGTTCACTTGATGGATAAGTTTGAACTGGAGCACTACTTTCTGGTGGGATAATCGTGATATTGTTATTTGAATTATAATTACCTTGATTAGTGTTGTCTGAATAGTTTGTATAATTATCTTCTTGAATTGAAGCAGGAACATCAGTTTGCTCCTTTTCAACCTTACTTGTTCCATTTAATTCTTCGATGGTAATTGCACTTGTTTTCAACACCGTAACTTCGGCTATACCTAATTGTTTACGAATTTGATTTTGAATTTTAAGTAAGTGGTCCTCGGTAACAATTTGATAAGATCCACCATCTGCTAAGGTAGCATCTTCACCCTTTAGTTGGAATGCCTTTACTTTTTTCAGCGCATCAGAGTATGCCAAAAGTTTCGGAATAGTAGATGATGATATCTCAATATTCGTTTGCATGTTGTTACTTACAGCATGCAAAATTTTTCGATAAGAGCTTACACTCTCTAAAGCTAAGATTTTTTGTAATACCTTTTGAATAACGATTCGCTGACGTTTTTGTCGTCCATAATCACCTTCAGGATCATCATAACGCATCCGTGCATAAACTAAGGCTTGTTCCCCATTAATTTTATGTGTCCCTGGTGCTACTGTGGCTTTATACTCAGGCTCATTCTCCGATATTGAAATTGGAAAATCAAATTCATTCGTAACCGTTATTCCACCTACAGCATCGACTAAATCAACCAACCCTTGCATATTGATGCGGACAAAATTATCAATCTTTATATTCAATAAATCTTGAATGGTCATTATTGCCATTTGAGCACCACCTGAGGCATATGCAGCGTTTAATTTTGCTTCTTCACCATCCATTTCATTTCCTTCAGGTCCAGATAATTTAATTAAAATATCTCGTTCTAAACTTGTCATGGTCGTTTTCTTAGTTTTAGGATTGATTGTCACTAAAATCATAGAATCGCTATTTCCTGCCCACTTTGATTTTCTTTCAGCCGATCCTGTATCAACACCCATAAGCAATATTGAAAAAGGTTTTGTTTGTTTAATTGCTGTACTTTTCTTTCCACTAATTGAAAAATCTTTAAAAGTTTTTGCTAGTTCATCAGTTGAAAAGTGATATGCACTTGTTGCATAAACCCCCAAGGCTACAACCGTAGTAATTAAAATGGCCGATAACATGAGGAGTATTTTTTTTCCGATTTTCATTCGTTTCCTTACTTGTCTAATAGTTTGCCCATTAAATAGACATCTGAGTATTTTCCATTGTGTAGTTTTACTGCATGTTTGCGAGTGCCTTCAATTTCAAAGCCAAACGACTGATACAATTGAACAGCAACTTCATTAGCAATTTGTACTTCCAATTCAATCTTTTTAATTGAAGGTGTTTGTTCTGCCCAATCTAGGGCAATTGCCATTAGTTCTTTTCCCAAACCTTGTCCTCGAACTGAGACATCCAAAACAATAAAAAGCTCGCTAATATGATTAGTATCAACAGTAGAGCCTGATGACATGCTGATTAAGCCAACTACTTGCTCATTGACTCTTGCTAATAAACAAATACTGTCTACTTTGTCGTTTAATTGCTCAAGTGCATAACTAAGTTTTTCTTGGCTTATTTCCAAAATAGCTTGTGTTTCAGAAATAAAGTTGGTTTCTAGACTAAGTTTTCTTAGGAGATTTTGAATTGCTGGCGCATCACTAGCTTGTGCTTCTTCAATACTAAGCTCATAAGTTGGCATCGAACATCTCCTCAGCTATCGCTTCTGATCTTTTCCCGTGAGACTTTAGAGTAACAGAGCGACCAGAATCGACTTTGTCAATAATAATTTCTAAGAAGTCATTAAGCAAGGAAGCATCAAGCAACTCTCCCCATTCAATAACTGTAACACCTTGCCCATAAATGAATTCGTCCAGATCAATTGAGTCTGGGTCGTCACCAATTCGATAAACATCCAAATGATACAAAGGAAAACGGCCTTCGTATTCTCGAACAATTGTATAGGTAGGACTTTTTATCATTTGAGCAATGTTCAACCCTTGCGCAATACCTTTTGTTAAAGTTGTTTTCCCAGAACCTAAGTCACCTGTCAGAACAATAAGATCTTCTTTTTGTAAAGCTTGTCCTAATCGTTTACCAAAGGCAATTAGTTCATTTTCATTTTTAGTATAAAACATAAAGTTATTATAGCATTAATCAAATTTTCTTCCAAGAAGAATTTGTTTAGAAATAAAAAAAGAGATGGCAAAGCATCTCCCTCGTTAATTATAAAATGGCTAAAATGACAAAGTTTAGGATGAATAGGAATGTTGCTCCCCAAAGGATTGGGTGAACTTCCTTAGCTTTTCCTTTAACAATTTTCACTAGGCAATAGAAAATAAATGCGCCAGCAATTCCGTATGAAATTGAATAACATAAAGCCATGAAGAAAGCTGCAAAGAAGGCTGGTAGCGCATCTTCGAAGTTGCTCCAGTCAACGTCTAAGAATGATGAAACCATCATTACCCCAACAATAATCAAGGCTGGTGCAGTTGCCGCAGCGGGAACAATACCAACCAAAGGCAATAGTAAAATTGAAAGTAAGAAACATACTGCAGTTGATACAGCTGTCAGACCTGTACGACCACCTTCGGCAATACCTGCTGCAGATTCAACATAAGTTGTTGTGTTTGATGTTCCAAATAATGCACCAATTGATGTTCCAATTGCATCCGCAAAAAGGGCTCGGTCCATTTTTGAACTAAATCCTGTACTGTTTTCAAGTGCTTCTTCGTCAGCTTCTGTGAATATTCCTGTACGACGGCCAGTACCAATAAAAGTACCAATTGTGTCAAAAGTATCTGACAAACTGAAAGCAAAGATTGTCATTAAGACGAGAGGTAAACGACTTGAATCTTTAAAGAGAGATCCCATGCCACCAAATGCTGCTAAGAAAGTTGTGCCAAGTTCTTTGAAAGCTTGACCAATATGATTTGCTCCAAAGTTGACTGCTGAAAGATCAACTACACCCATTGGTATACCAACAAGTGTTGTCACGATAATTCCAATTAAGATGGCTCCACGAACATTTTTGATAACTAGGACAGCCATTAAGAGCAAACCAAAAATCGCTAAAAGAACACTTGGTTCTGTAAATGTTGAAATAGCAGGTACAACGCCCCCATTTGCATTTACTGAAAATACACCATGAGCAAACGTTTTGGCAGTTGCTTTCGCAGGTTCAACGCCATTTACAGCAACAATATTTTGTGCTGATAACGAGAAATCAATAATATTTGCATTTTTGAAACCAAGGTAGGCTACAAAGACACCAATACCACCACCAATTGCATGTTGAAGGCTAAGCGGAATAGCTTTGATAATGCTTTTACGGAATTTAGTTACCGTGATAAAGATATTAAATAAACCACAGATAAATACCATACCTAGTGCTTCTTGCCAAGTAAAACCTAGACCAAAGACAACGGTATAAGTAAAAAAAGCATTTAATCCCATACCTGGAGCAAGTGCGTATGGTACGTTAGCAAATAATCCCATTATCAAAGTCGAAATTGATGCAGCAATGATTGTCGCTAAGAAAACTGCCTTAGTTGGCATACCTGCAGCACCTAAAATACTAGGGTTAACAAACAGAATGTAAGACATGGCGAAGAAAGTTGTCAAACCTGCAACAATTTCAGTTGAAACAGTAGTTCCACTTTCTTTTAACTTAAAAAATTTATCCATTTTAATGGAGTCTCCTTAAAAATTATAAAACTAAATCAAAAAAGCGTCATCACTACTGATGGGCTTCGTCAATAAGTAAATTATTATCGTTTTACGAACGATGTAACTATTATACTATTTAATCGTTCAATCTTCAATAATCATTTCTTAGTTTTTATATTTTTTATCCATAAATCTTATTTTTTCCTTTATATAAGCATAATATTTGTTATAATCTAGCTATGACTAAAAAGATTATTGCAATTGATTTAGATGGTACTTTACTCCGTTATGATAGTACCATCTCCAACTACACAAAAGAAGTTATCAGTAAAGTTCAAGCAAAAGGACATCAGGTTGTTATTTCAACGGGACGACCTTATCGTATGGCTTTAGATTATTATCTTCAACTTAATTTGAAGACACCGATGATTACATTTAATGGTGCCTTAACTCATATGCCTGAACAAAAGTGGGAATATGAACATAATGTTACATTAGAAAAAAACTATTTATTAGATATTTTAAAACATAAAGACGATTTTCAAATGGATTTCATTGCTAGTGAATATCGTAAGAACTTCTATATTACCATGGAAAATCGTGATAAAATTGATCCTCAATTATTTGGTGTCGAAGAATTAACAGAGGGTATGACCTTAGAGATTCCCAAAATCACTCGTAACCCTAATGCATTATTGACACAAACTCATCATCAGGATAAATATGCTTTAGCTAAGGAAATGGAAGCTTTCTTTAAGCACGAGATTGAAGTTGATTCTTGGGGAGGCCCACTCAATATTTTAGAAGTTTCTTCTAAGAATATCAACAAAGCTTACGCACTCAATTACCTACTCCGCATCTTCAATAAGGATCAAAATGATTTGATTGCCTTTGGCGATGAACATAATGATACTGAAATGCTCAGTTTTGCAGGAACAGGTTATGCTATGAAAAATGCTAGTCCAGTTCTTTTACCATATGCTGATCAACAGTTAATCTTTACTAATGAGGAAGATGGCGTTGCTAGAAAACTGGAAGAGCTTTTCTTATAAAGGCAAACGAAACCACTTTTTATTCTAATCGTGGTTTTTTGTTCGCATATTTTCGAGAAATTACAAGCGTTTTCTGAAAGCGTTATGTATTTGTATGCTTTATTTTTGAATATTTTTTGTTCAAAATCATAAGATAATATTAATTTTATCCTTAAGCTGATAATATCCTACTAAATTCTGAAAATTTTTTCATATTCTATAAAATTATTGAAAAAGGTATTGCTTTTTCATTGAAAACGTTTTAAAATAAAGACGTTCTTGAATTTCGTTTTTTTGAAAAAGAATTGCCAAAATTAATTTTGGAAGGAGATTATTCTTCTTCAAGTTAACGAAAAAAAATATTAAAGGAGGAAGAACAAGAATGGGTATCGGTATTATTATTGCCAGCCACGGTAAATTTGCTGAAGGTATTCATCAATCCGGTTCTATGATTTTTGGCGAACAAGAAAAAGTTCAAGTCGTAACTTTCATGCCAAACGAAGGACCTGATGATTTGTATGGACACTTCAACAATGCTATCCAACAGTTTGATGCTGATGATGAAATCCTTGTCCTAGCTGACCTTTGGAGTGGTTCTCCATTTAATCAAGCTAGTCGCGTTATGGGAGAAAATCCTGAACGTAAAATGGCTATCATCACAGGTCTTAACTTGCCTATGCTAATTCAAGCTTACACTGAGCGTCTTATGGATGCTGAAGCAGGCGTTGAAAAAGTTGCAGCAAACATTATTAAAGAGTCTAAGGACGGTGTTAAAGCACTTCCTGAAGAACTCAATCCAGTTGAGGTTGCTCCTACAGCAACTGCAGCTCCTGCTTTACAAGGTGCTATTCCTGAAGGAACAGTTATTGGAGATGGCAAACTTAAAATTAACCTTGCTCGTATCGACACTCGTCTTTTACACGGACAAGTTGCAACAGCATGGACACCTGCTTCAAAAGCTAACCGGATCATCGTTGCTTCTGACACAGTTGCTAAAGATGACTTGCGTAAACAATTGATTAAACAAGCTGCTCCTGGTGGAGTTAAAGCAAACGTTGTTCCAGTTAGCAAATTAGTTGAAGCTTCTAAGGATCCTCGCTTTGGTAATACACAAGCTCTTATCCTTTTTGAAACTGTTCAAGATGCACTTCGTGCTGTTGAAGGTGGTGTTCAAATTGAAGAACTTAATGTTGGTTCAATGGCTCACTCAACTGGTAAAACAATGGTAAACAACGTATTATCTATGGATAAAGATGATGTTGCTGCCTTTGAAAAACTCCAACAATTAGGAGTTGCTTTTGATGTTCGTAAAGTTCCAAATGATTCTAAAAAGAACTTATTTGAACTGATCAAAAAAACTCACATTCAATAAGAACTTTCCTTTAGTTTAAGATTAAAAGGAAGCGTTTAATACTCAAATTTATCGAAATTTAAATGCTTAGATTTCGTTAGATACACTTCGAAAGGATAAGAAAATGTCAGATATTTCAATTATTTCTGCTATCTTGGTCGTTGTGATTGCCTTCTTCGCAGGTATGGAAGGTATCCTTGACCAATTTCAATTCCATCAACCACTTGTAGCTTGTACGCTTATCGGTCTTGTAACTGGTAACTTAGAAGCAGGTGTCATGCTTGGTGGATTTTTACAAATGATCGCTCTTGGTTGGGCAAACATTGGTGCTGCAGTTGCACCTGATGCTGCTTTAGCTTCAGTAGCTGCTGCTATCATCATGGTTAAAGGTGGTAACTTCACTTCTCAAGGTGTTGCAGTTGCAACAGCAACAGCTATTCCTTTGGCAGTTGCAGGTTTATTCCTCACTATGATTGTTCGTACACTTTCAGTAGCCTTAGCACATACAGCTGATAATGCTGCTAAAGACGGTAATATTGCTGGTGTTGAACGCGCTCACTTCATCGCATTGATGATGCAAGGTCTTCGTATTGCTATTCCAGCTGCACTTCTTATTGCTATCCCAGCTAGCGCTGTTAAAGATGCTTTAGGAATGATGCCTGACTGGTTAAACGGCGGTATGGCTGTTGGTGGTGGTATGGTTGTTGCCGTAGGTTATGCTATGGTTATCAACATGATGGCTACTCGTGAAGTTTGGCCATTCTTCGCTCTAGGTTTTGCTTTCGCAGCCTTAAGTGACTTAACACTTATCGCACTTGGTGTAATCGGTGTAGCTATGGCCTTAATCTACCTCAACCTTTCAAAACAAGGTGGTAACGGTGGATCAGGTAACGGTGGATCAAACGATCCTATCGGCGATATCCTAGAAGACTACTAGAAAGGGGCCTAACATGACTGAACAAATTAAATTATCAAAAGCTGATCGCCAAAAAGTTTGGTGGCGTTCACAATTCTTGCAAGGTTCATGGAACTATGAACGTATGCAAAACTTGGGTTGGGCTTATTCTCTTATTCCAGCAATCAAGAAATTATACACAACTAAAGAAGATCAAGCGGCTGCGCTTACTCGCCACTTAGAATTCTTCAATACTCACCCTTATGTAGCTGCACCTATTATGGGTGTTACCCTAGCTCTTGAAGAAGAAAGAGCTAATGGTACTGATATCGATGATGCTGCTATTCAAGGGGTTAAAATCGGTATGATGGGACCTTTGGCCGGTATCGGTGATCCAGTATTCTGGTTTACAGTTCGTCCAATCTTGGGAGCTCTCGGTGCGTCATTAGCACAATCTGGTAACATCATGGGACCAATCATTTTCTTCCTTGGATGGAACATCATCCGTATGGCCTTCTTATGGTATACACAAGAATTTGGTTATAAAGCGGGTTCTGAAATCACTAAAGACATGTCTGGTGGTATCTTACAAGACATCACTAAAGGTGCATCAATCCTTGGTATGTTCATCCTTGCAGTATTGGTTGAACGTTGGGTATCAATCAAATTTACTGTAGCTCTTCCTTCAAAACTTTTATCAAAAGGTGCTTATGTTGAATTCCCTAAAGGAAACATCAACGGTGCTGAATTAAAAGGTATTTTAGGACAAGCTATTGGTGGTATGAGCCTTGATAAATATCAAGCACAATCTCTTCAAGGACAACTTGATTCACTTATCCCTGGATTAATGGGTCTTGCACTTACATTCTTATGTATGTGGTTACTTAAGAAAAAAGTGTCTCCAATTACAATCATTATCGCTTTGTTTGTCGTTGGTATCCTTGCTCGTCTATTCGGTATCATGTAATAGACTTAAACCTGGGATTAAATCCCAGGTTTTTTTTTGATAGGTTATATGATTACTCTTCATATGCTATAATATTTTTAACTCAATGAAGGGAGATTCACTTTGGCAAAATCAATGAATACTACGGTTGACTTCCAAACGAAGGCTACTTCTTACTTAGGTATGGGGGGCAAAGTTGGAAAAATTTTAGTTGGTGATAATGCATTTGAATTTTATAACGACAGAAATGTTGACGATTATATTCAAATTCCATGGTCATCAATCAATCAAATCGGTGCCAACGTTTCGGGTAAAAAAGTAAGTCGCCATTTTGAGATTTTCACCGATCAAGGTAAATTCTTGTTCGCTTCCAAAGATTCTGGAAAAATTTTAAAAATTGCTCGAGGTTATATTGGCAACGATAAAGTGATAAAACTTCCTACTCTGATTCAAATGATGATTCAAAAATGGTTTAAACGTAAATAAAAAACTGTTAGATTTTCTAACAGTTTTTTATAATTCCGTAAATGGGAATTTATCATCAATCCAATGGCTAATTCGAGCCACTTGAAAAATTTTAAAGACTTTAAGTCGAATTTTTTCAACTATAAATGCTATCAGATAAATTATGATACTAACTCCTAATATCAAAAATGGATAGACCAGAATTGGTGCTTTAACAAATGGTTCGGCAAAATCTCGAATAACAAAGCGAACAAGTAAAGGATGAAGGTGAGCTAAATAAACACCTAATGTCGTTGGTGAGACAATAGCAATAAACTTTAGGAGAGCTTTATTATTTGGCATTTTCATTTTAGCAAAAATGATAAATAATGAAATGGCTCCCATACTAAGGCTTGGTGAGACATACCAATACCAAATGTTACCTACAATAAATTTCATACTGTAAGTAATCAACATACAGATAGTATAAATTGTTAATAATTTTTTTGTACTATATTTTTTTAAATCAATTCGATGTAAATACGCCCCAACGATATAGAGAATTATTAACCATGTCATTTCAAAACCTTTACTCAGTGAGAACTCATTAACACGATTATTCATTAGAGCTGGTAAGAATGAAAAGAATATGCCCATAAGTACAACAAGATTTCTCAATTGTACATCCGACATCGACTTAAGTCCACCGTTGATGACAGGCATAAAGATTAATAAGCCAAAATAAGCAGTCATGTACCAATATTCGCCACTGACTATTGGAAAAAATGTGTGCCGCCAATCATTTAAGGTCACATGGTAACCAAAAAGGGCAAAAACAGTGGTAATGGTGAAAGTATAAAAGAATACTTGTAACCAAATATTTAATAATTTTGAATATTTATATGTTGAGCAAGCTCCAACATAACCAGAAATTAAGGCATAACAATTTACTGCTCCATAAACTAATACTTGAATCACCCAAGTAACAACGAAATAAGAATCAGACTCACCGGCACCAGCAACTGAAGACCTTAAGCCACCCTTACCTAGAACATGGGTAATAACAATCATAAACATAGAAATAATACGGAGTAAATCAAGCCCATAGTGGTGCTCTCTTTTTCGTTTTTTTATCAATTCTGTCATGAAATAAGTTTATCATAAGTCTTATATTTATGCTATTTTCAACTATTCAGAGACAATTTTAGGGAAAGAGTTTACTTTTTTTCTTTTTTTGATATAATGATTTTATCGGATAAGTAATATTTACTAAGCTTTCAGGAAGTCTGTGGTCGCTGTGAACAGATAGATTAGCAATATGAAATTCTACCGACACATATAATCAGATATTAATTAAGTGCACAGATTGTGAAGCTGGATGGAACCGCGCAAAAGCGCTCCAGCGATAACATAATCTGTGCTTTTTATTTTATATACTAAAGGAGTAAAACTATGTTAGATTTAAAACGTATTCGTACCGATTTTGATCAAGTCGCACAAAAACTAAAAGTTCGTGGTGTCAAAGAAGATGTTCTTGCTAATCTTAAGGAACTTGATGAAAAGCGTCGTCATTTATTAATTAAATCAGAAGAATTAAAAGCAGAACGTAATGTTGCTTCAGCTGCAATTGCTCAAGCTAAACGTCAAAAAGAAGATACTAATCAACAAATTAAAGATATGCAAAAAGTTTCTGCAGATATAAAAGCAATTGATACTGAATTAGCAGAAATTGATGAAAAAGTTACTGAAATCATCACAGTTTTACCTAATACACCTCATGACTCAGTTCCAGTTGGTGCTGACGAAGACGAAAACGTGGAAGTACGTCGTTGGGGTACACCACCCGAATTTGGTTTTGAAGCTAAACCTCATTGGGAAATTGGAGAAAACCTCGATATCCTTGACTGGGAACGTGGAGCTAAAGTAACCGGAGCCCGCTTCTTATTCTACAAAAACTTAGGCGCCCGTTTAGAACGTGCCATCTATAACTTTATGTTAGATGAACATGGAAAAGAAGGCTACCAAGAAATTATTACACCTTACATGGTCAACCATGACTCAATGTTCGGTACAGGACAATATCCTAAATTTAAAGAAGATACATTTGAATTAAAAGATACAAACTTTGTTCTCATCCCAACTGCTGAGGTACCATTGACCAACTACTACCGTGGAGAAATTTTGGAAGGCAAAGAACTACCAATATACTTCACAGCAATGAGTCCATCATTCCGTTCTGAAGCCGGTTCTGCAGGACGTGACACACGTGGTTTGATTCGTCTGCACCAATTTCATAAAGTAGAAATGGTAAAATTTGCTAAACCAGAAGAATCTTATGAAGAATTGGAAAAAATGACAGCTAATGCTGAAAACATACTTCAAAAACTTAATCTTCCATACCGTGTTATTACACTCTGTACAGGAGATATGGGCTTCTCAGCAGCTAAAACTTATGATATAGAAGTTTGGATTCCAGCTCAAAACACCTACCGTGAAATTTCAAGTTGTTCAAACACTGAAGATTTCCAAGCGCGACGCGCTCAAATCCGCTACCGCGACGAAGCTGATGGCAAGGTTAAACTCTTGCATACCTTGAACGGATCAGGTTTGGCCGTAGGGCGCACCGTAGCAGCAATCCTTGAAAACTACCAAAACGAGGATGGATCTGTAACAATTCCCGAAGTACTACGCCCATATATGGGTGGGGCTGAAGTTAT encodes:
- the lytR gene encoding glycopolymer--peptidoglycan transferase LytR, with the translated sequence MKIGKKILLMLSAILITTVVALGVYATSAYHFSTDELAKTFKDFSISGKKSTAIKQTKPFSILLMGVDTGSAERKSKWAGNSDSMILVTINPKTKKTTMTSLERDILIKLSGPEGNEMDGEEAKLNAAYASGGAQMAIMTIQDLLNIKIDNFVRINMQGLVDLVDAVGGITVTNEFDFPISISENEPEYKATVAPGTHKINGEQALVYARMRYDDPEGDYGRQKRQRIVIQKVLQKILALESVSSYRKILHAVSNNMQTNIEISSSTIPKLLAYSDALKKVKAFQLKGEDATLADGGSYQIVTEDHLLKIQNQIRKQLGIAEVTVLKTSAITIEELNGTSKVEKEQTDVPASIQEDNYTNYSDNTNQGNYNSNNNITIIPPESSAPVQTYPSSEPTTSGTVPVAPVPSAPAPITPVSPSTGTTPVAPVQ
- a CDS encoding GNAT family N-acetyltransferase is translated as MPTYELSIEEAQASDAPAIQNLLRKLSLETNFISETQAILEISQEKLSYALEQLNDKVDSICLLARVNEQVVGLISMSSGSTVDTNHISELFIVLDVSVRGQGLGKELMAIALDWAEQTPSIKKIELEVQIANEVAVQLYQSFGFEIEGTRKHAVKLHNGKYSDVYLMGKLLDK
- the tsaE gene encoding tRNA (adenosine(37)-N6)-threonylcarbamoyltransferase complex ATPase subunit type 1 TsaE encodes the protein MFYTKNENELIAFGKRLGQALQKEDLIVLTGDLGSGKTTLTKGIAQGLNIAQMIKSPTYTIVREYEGRFPLYHLDVYRIGDDPDSIDLDEFIYGQGVTVIEWGELLDASLLNDFLEIIIDKVDSGRSVTLKSHGKRSEAIAEEMFDANL
- a CDS encoding NCS2 family permease, giving the protein MDKFFKLKESGTTVSTEIVAGLTTFFAMSYILFVNPSILGAAGMPTKAVFLATIIAASISTLIMGLFANVPYALAPGMGLNAFFTYTVVFGLGFTWQEALGMVFICGLFNIFITVTKFRKSIIKAIPLSLQHAIGGGIGVFVAYLGFKNANIIDFSLSAQNIVAVNGVEPAKATAKTFAHGVFSVNANGGVVPAISTFTEPSVLLAIFGLLLMAVLVIKNVRGAILIGIIVTTLVGIPMGVVDLSAVNFGANHIGQAFKELGTTFLAAFGGMGSLFKDSSRLPLVLMTIFAFSLSDTFDTIGTFIGTGRRTGIFTEADEEALENSTGFSSKMDRALFADAIGTSIGALFGTSNTTTYVESAAGIAEGGRTGLTAVSTAVCFLLSILLLPLVGIVPAAATAPALIIVGVMMVSSFLDVDWSNFEDALPAFFAAFFMALCYSISYGIAGAFIFYCLVKIVKGKAKEVHPILWGATFLFILNFVILAIL
- a CDS encoding Cof-type HAD-IIB family hydrolase is translated as MTKKIIAIDLDGTLLRYDSTISNYTKEVISKVQAKGHQVVISTGRPYRMALDYYLQLNLKTPMITFNGALTHMPEQKWEYEHNVTLEKNYLLDILKHKDDFQMDFIASEYRKNFYITMENRDKIDPQLFGVEELTEGMTLEIPKITRNPNALLTQTHHQDKYALAKEMEAFFKHEIEVDSWGGPLNILEVSSKNINKAYALNYLLRIFNKDQNDLIAFGDEHNDTEMLSFAGTGYAMKNASPVLLPYADQQLIFTNEEDGVARKLEELFL
- a CDS encoding PTS sugar transporter subunit IIB, translated to MGIGIIIASHGKFAEGIHQSGSMIFGEQEKVQVVTFMPNEGPDDLYGHFNNAIQQFDADDEILVLADLWSGSPFNQASRVMGENPERKMAIITGLNLPMLIQAYTERLMDAEAGVEKVAANIIKESKDGVKALPEELNPVEVAPTATAAPALQGAIPEGTVIGDGKLKINLARIDTRLLHGQVATAWTPASKANRIIVASDTVAKDDLRKQLIKQAAPGGVKANVVPVSKLVEASKDPRFGNTQALILFETVQDALRAVEGGVQIEELNVGSMAHSTGKTMVNNVLSMDKDDVAAFEKLQQLGVAFDVRKVPNDSKKNLFELIKKTHIQ
- a CDS encoding mannose/fructose/sorbose family PTS transporter subunit IIC, with protein sequence MSDISIISAILVVVIAFFAGMEGILDQFQFHQPLVACTLIGLVTGNLEAGVMLGGFLQMIALGWANIGAAVAPDAALASVAAAIIMVKGGNFTSQGVAVATATAIPLAVAGLFLTMIVRTLSVALAHTADNAAKDGNIAGVERAHFIALMMQGLRIAIPAALLIAIPASAVKDALGMMPDWLNGGMAVGGGMVVAVGYAMVINMMATREVWPFFALGFAFAALSDLTLIALGVIGVAMALIYLNLSKQGGNGGSGNGGSNDPIGDILEDY
- a CDS encoding PTS system mannose/fructose/sorbose family transporter subunit IID, which translates into the protein MTEQIKLSKADRQKVWWRSQFLQGSWNYERMQNLGWAYSLIPAIKKLYTTKEDQAAALTRHLEFFNTHPYVAAPIMGVTLALEEERANGTDIDDAAIQGVKIGMMGPLAGIGDPVFWFTVRPILGALGASLAQSGNIMGPIIFFLGWNIIRMAFLWYTQEFGYKAGSEITKDMSGGILQDITKGASILGMFILAVLVERWVSIKFTVALPSKLLSKGAYVEFPKGNINGAELKGILGQAIGGMSLDKYQAQSLQGQLDSLIPGLMGLALTFLCMWLLKKKVSPITIIIALFVVGILARLFGIM
- a CDS encoding DUF956 family protein, which produces MAKSMNTTVDFQTKATSYLGMGGKVGKILVGDNAFEFYNDRNVDDYIQIPWSSINQIGANVSGKKVSRHFEIFTDQGKFLFASKDSGKILKIARGYIGNDKVIKLPTLIQMMIQKWFKRK
- a CDS encoding acyltransferase — translated: MTELIKKRKREHHYGLDLLRIISMFMIVITHVLGKGGLRSSVAGAGESDSYFVVTWVIQVLVYGAVNCYALISGYVGACSTYKYSKLLNIWLQVFFYTFTITTVFALFGYHVTLNDWRHTFFPIVSGEYWYMTAYFGLLIFMPVINGGLKSMSDVQLRNLVVLMGIFFSFLPALMNNRVNEFSLSKGFEMTWLIILYIVGAYLHRIDLKKYSTKKLLTIYTICMLITYSMKFIVGNIWYWYVSPSLSMGAISLFIIFAKMKMPNNKALLKFIAIVSPTTLGVYLAHLHPLLVRFVIRDFAEPFVKAPILVYPFLILGVSIIIYLIAFIVEKIRLKVFKIFQVARISHWIDDKFPFTEL
- the serS gene encoding serine--tRNA ligase, with the translated sequence MLDLKRIRTDFDQVAQKLKVRGVKEDVLANLKELDEKRRHLLIKSEELKAERNVASAAIAQAKRQKEDTNQQIKDMQKVSADIKAIDTELAEIDEKVTEIITVLPNTPHDSVPVGADEDENVEVRRWGTPPEFGFEAKPHWEIGENLDILDWERGAKVTGARFLFYKNLGARLERAIYNFMLDEHGKEGYQEIITPYMVNHDSMFGTGQYPKFKEDTFELKDTNFVLIPTAEVPLTNYYRGEILEGKELPIYFTAMSPSFRSEAGSAGRDTRGLIRLHQFHKVEMVKFAKPEESYEELEKMTANAENILQKLNLPYRVITLCTGDMGFSAAKTYDIEVWIPAQNTYREISSCSNTEDFQARRAQIRYRDEADGKVKLLHTLNGSGLAVGRTVAAILENYQNEDGSVTIPEVLRPYMGGAEVIAPK